A single Primulina eburnea isolate SZY01 chromosome 11, ASM2296580v1, whole genome shotgun sequence DNA region contains:
- the LOC140805426 gene encoding uncharacterized protein → MAPYEALYGRKCRSPLNWDMDEWRGTKNGQERAIRPDIIQEAIDKIELIRQRIQTAQSRQKSYADKWRKDLKFEVGDYVLLKVSPRKGIKRTGKKRKLHPRFVGPFEVIERIGTVAYRLSLPENISGIHNVFHVSQLRKCKVDSAQLVDHQQIDLEENLTYEEQPVKILDQRIKELRGRPIRLIKVLWKNYNIEEATWETEKDMRCQYPHLFQ, encoded by the coding sequence atggCGCCATATGAAGCattatatggaagaaaatgtcgcTCTCCTCTTAACTGGGATATGGATGAATGGAGAGGCACAAAGAATGGACAAGAACGAGCAATCAGGCCTGACATTATACAAGAAGCTATCGACAAAATAGAACTTATCAGGCAACGAATACAAACAGCTcaaagtcgacagaagagttatgcagataagTGGCGgaaagatttgaaatttgaagtcGGAGATTACGTATTACTAAAAGTATCACCAAGAAAAGGAATCAAGCGTACTggaaagaagagaaagttgcatCCTCGATTTGTAGGACCCTTTGAAGTGATAGAACGAATAGGCACTGTGGCTTATCGTCTATCTTTACCAGAAAATATCTCTGGTATACATAACGTATTCCACGTATCACAATTAAGGAAATGCAAAGTAGACTCAGCCCAATTAGTTGACCACCAACAGATAGATCTGGAAGAAAATCTAACATATGAAGAACAACCTGTGAAGATTTTGGACCAAAGAATAAAGGAACTTCGTGGTCGACCAATTCGGTTGATAAAAGTCTTGTGGAAAAACTACAACATTGAAGAAGCAACGTGGGAAACAGAGAAAGATATGAGATGTCAATATCCTCATTTATTCCAATAA
- the LOC140805425 gene encoding uncharacterized protein: protein MHQFVQFCQQNQQRPHDQAQEHHLEANDRALERFLRFKPPKFEGKPDSCQAESWLSKINKIFSILKYPKEQKVNFSTYLFEEAAHNWWRTVEHRWTKNHTPKTWENFLQEFKGKYITQVILNTREREFMDLVQGDMTVAQYEAEFHRLIHYTPHYMEDKVRKMKKIVQGLKLDIRWATLSTEVTSYVSAVNQALRVEEDIKTLLKKEEEEKKIGKPNLFEDNRKRKLEKRTQSVRQGEAVKRKVPRNNNKKCGYCGLPNHEEEKCWRKGGKCLICGSEQHRIQDCPKRTQKTQPTTKPKIPARAYALLGNQEEEVDPTAVVEGTVTILSSSAKTLFDPGATHSFISKVFVHKLPLLPEQLPYSFEINSPLGTTMITDIIYKNCPLNFQEKRISSRFD, encoded by the coding sequence atgcaTCAATTTGTGCAGTTTTGTCAACAAAATCAACAACGACCTCATGATCAAGCTCAAGAACATCATCTTGAGGCGAATGATAGAGctcttgagagatttttgagattcaAACCGCCAAAGTTTGAAGGAAAACCAGATTCTTGTCAAGCAGAATCTTGGCTaagcaaaatcaacaaaatattcTCTATTCTCAAATATCCTAAAGAACAAAAGGTGAATTTTTCCACTTACTTATTTGAAGAAGCAGCTCATAACTGGTGGCGTACAGTGGAACATAGGTGGACAAAGAATCACACCCCAAAGACGTGGGAAAATTTTCTGCAAGAGTTCAAAGGTAAATATATAACTCAAGTTATATTAAATACCCGAGAACGTGAATTTATGGATTTAGTCCAAGGTGACATGACTGTAGCTCAATATGAGGCGGAATTCCACCGTCTTATACATTATACACCACACTACATGGAAGATAAggtaagaaaaatgaaaaaaattgttCAAGGGTTAAAGCTCGATATTCGTTGGGCAACACTGTCCACAGAAGTTACCAGTTATGTTTCTGCTGTTAATCAAGCCCTACGAGTGGAAGAAGACATCAAGACACTTCTTAAAAAAgaggaagaagaaaagaaaatcgGGAAGCCCAACCTTTTTGAGGATAACCGGAAAAGAAAATTGGAAAAGAGAACACAATCAGTCAGGCAAGGAGAAGCTGTCAAAAGAAAAGTTCCAAGAAACAACAATAAAAAATGTGGATATTGTGGATTACCAAatcatgaagaagaaaaatgctGGAGAAAAGGTGGGAAATGTCTTATTTGTGGAAGTGAGCAACACCGTATTCAAGATTGTCCAAAAAGAACGCAAAAGACTCAACCCACAACAAAGCCAAAGATACCTGCTCGAGCCTATGCCCTCCTAGGAAACCAAGAGGAGGAAGTTGACCCAACTGCAGTCGTAGAAGGTACTGTTACCATATTATCCAGTTCTGCAAAAACTTTATTTGATCCAggagctactcattcttttatctcAAAAGTTTTTGTGCATAAATTACCACTGTTACCAGAGCAGCTACCATATAGCTTCGAAATTAACTCACCTTTAGGGACAACAATGATTACTGACATCATTTACAAAAACTGTCCCTTAAACTTCCAAGAAAAAAGAATATCTAGCAGATTTGATTGA